A stretch of Fusarium fujikuroi IMI 58289 draft genome, chromosome FFUJ_chr10 DNA encodes these proteins:
- a CDS encoding related to neutral amino acid permease: MASQEVQQVSDDKVTPYRPADEEVVSMKGETLESHEVFQQTDDGVQFRTVSWQRATIIFLKIQFAMSILSVPGAFATLGAVGGGLSLVGWHTLNTYTAVILGEFRNRHPECHTLADMCGRLWGRIGKELVGLQILVAQVLISAAGIVSISTAFNAISNHGACTVIFTLIGAISITLFSSVRTFSRLGWVTWIGFFTFFVAVFIFVVAVTQQDRPAMAPKTGDYELGWTAIAHPTFVAGITASANIFISNSGSSMYLPVLSEMKRPEHFRKAVLVTGVLVTAMYLSFSLVIYRWCGVWLATPAFGSAGPLFKKISYGIALPGLIIGVGIYQHVAAKYIFVRILRDSHHLQENTMVHWSTWIGSNLTLGILAFIVAEAVPILNYLLGLAGAVCFAPFSLIFPALLWMQDFKHYRTGNSSNQAKYWSHALIVLVGSFMVIAGTYSVAVSIQDAYRSGLIAKVFNCADNSGTIS, translated from the exons atggcttctcaagaagTGCAGCAGGTGAGCGACGACAAAGTCACACCATACAGACCAGCCGATGAGGAAGTTGTCTCCATGAAAGGCGAGACTCTTGAGTCTCATGAAGTCTTCCAACAGACAGACGATGGCGTGCAGTTCCGAACTGTCAGCTGGCAGAGAGCCACCATCATCTTTCTCAAGATCCAGTTCGCCATGAGCATTCTGAGCGTGCCTGGTGCTTTTGCAACGcttggtgctgttggagGCGGTCTATCGCTTGTAGGCTGGCATACTTTGAATACCT ACACCGCAGTGATTCTGGGCGAATTCCGAAACCGTCACCCCGAGTGCCATA CACTCGCTGATATGTGCGGTCGTCTCTGGGGCCGCATTGGCAAAGAACTTGTTGGTCTTCAAATTCTGGTGGCCCAAGTCCTCATCTCCGCCGCCGGCATCGTTTCCATCTCGACAGCTTTCAACGCCATCTCGAACCACGGCGCATGCACCGTCATCTTCACCTTGATCGGTGCGATCTCAATTACCTTGTTCTCCTCGGTACGAACCTTCAGCCGCCTCGGTTGGGTTACATGGATCGGATTCTTTACATTCTTCGTGGCTGTCTTCATTTTCGTCGTTGCTGTGACCCAGCAAGATCGCCCTGCAATGGCTCCTAAGACTGGTGACTACGAGCTAGGTTGGACTGCCATCGCTCACCCTACGTTTGTAGCAGGTATCACCGCCTCTgccaacatcttcatcagcAACAGTGGTTCATCTATGTATTTGCCTGTGCTGTCAGAAATGAAGCGTCCTGAGCACTTCAGAAAGGCCGTGCTTGTCACAGGTGTCCTCGTGACGGCTATGTACCTGTCTTTCTCCCTAGTCATCTACAGATGGTGCGGCGTTTGGCTGGCAACCCCAGCCTTTGGAAGTGCAGGCCCTCTGTTCAAGAAGATCTCGTACGGAATTGCGCTTCCAggtctcatcatcggtgTTGGTATTTACCAGCACGTGGCTGCCAAGTACATTTTCGTCCGAATCCTCCGCGACTCACACCATCTTCAGGAGAACACGATGGTCCATTGGAGTACCTGGATTGGTAGCAATCTTACTCTCGGAATCCTTGCTTTTATCGTTGCCGAGGCTGTCCCCATTCTCAACTACCTCCTAGGTCTTGCCGGAGCCGTCTGTTTCGCCCCCTTCAGCTTGATCTTCCCAGCTCTCCTTTGGATGCAGGATTTCAAGCATTATAGGACAGGCAATTCATCTAACCAGGCGAAGTATTGGTCCCATGCCCTCATCGTACTCGTTGGATCCTTCATGGTAATTGCCGGAAC TTACAGTGTGGCTGTATCCATCCAAGATGCTTACCGATCTGGCCTGATTGCAAAGGTCTTCAACTGTGCTGATAACTCTGGAACCATCTCTTGA
- a CDS encoding related to dienelactone hydrolase and related enzymes produces MYADISKPPAPLPSINLKTLRTGPSLLYPLSRRGHGPGLIILSATTEDPLAFCEGVPSSLVKWAEEGYAVVQVEAAAFEGKDSGVVLREAIDALKQCEKCDLNDKVGLVLYEPKLWNIAAPGIDQTPEIVASVLYADAESVETLVSSKKPLLKHIAGQDFKPSSQSHYPYKESSSYGFATPGHPHFHYTTESVSHTRNLQFLKPKLNGPFFDLEAIWDEHTWYEFSDRSVQHTMSTMVQEPYVNHVPTLTGGIGRSSLTKFYRDNFIFNNSLDTTLDLISRTIGIDRVIDEFIYKFTHDREIDWLLPGIPPTFQRAEIPFTAVVNIRGDRLYHEHISWDQGTALRQLGLMPDYLPFPYAVPGQTGGPGAKYEYRVPVIGIETADKMRDRNSVPSNDMFNYKVRQVQDGPEGLRKEDEVKKEADVIGIVA; encoded by the exons ATGTACGCAGACATCAGCAAGCCACCAGCACCTCTCCCATCGATCAATCTCAAGACCCTGAGAACTGGCCCGTCATTGTTGTACCCACTCTCCAGACGAGGCCACGGCCCCGGTCTCATTATTCTCTCCGCCACTACTGAGGACCCTTTGGCTTTCTGCGAAGGTGTCCCTTCCTCATTGGTGAAGTGGGCTGAAGAAGGCTATGCCGTTGTGCAGGTTGAAGCCGCTGCATTTGAAGGGAAGGACAGCGGAGTTGTTCTCAGAGAAGCAATCGATGCCTTGAAGCAATGTGAGAAGTGTGACTTGAACGATAAAGTCGGCCTGGTTT TGTATGAGCCAAAATTATGGAATATCGCTGCTCCTGGGATAGACCAAACCCCAGAGATTGTAGCCAGTGTTCTTTACGCCGACGCAGAGTCGGTAGAGACTTTGGTCTCTAGCAAAAAGCCTCTACTGAAGCATATTGCTGGCCAAGACTTTAAACCTTCAAGTCAATCGCACTACCCTTACAAGGAGTCTTCAAGTTACGGTTTCGCGACTCCAGGGCACCCTCACTTCCACTATACAACTGAGTCAGTATCTCACACCCGTAATCTCCAGTTCCTGAAGCCCAAACTCAATGGACCCTTCTTTGACCTCGAGGCTATTTGGGATGAACATACCTGGTACGAGTTCAGTGATCGATCAGTGCAGCATACGATGAGCACCATGGTCCAGGAACCTTATGTGAATCACGTTCCAACT TTGACTGGCGGTATCGGCCGAAGCAGTCTCACAAAGTTCTACAGAGAtaacttcatcttcaacaattcCCTCGATACTACGCTTGATCTTATTAGTCGCACGATAGGCATTGATCGTGTGATTGACGAGTTCATCTACAAATTCACCCACGATCGCGAGATTGACTGGCT CTTACCTGGTATTCCACCTACCTTCCAAAGAGCAGAGATTCCGTTTACAGCCGTTGTCAACATCCGGGGCGACCGCTTGTACCATGAACACATCTCTTGGGATCAAGGTACTGCGCTTCGACAGCTTGGGCTCATGCCTGACTATCTGCCCTTTCCTTATGCTGTCCCTGGTCAGACTGGAGGTCCTGGTGCAAAGTATGAGTATCGAGTTCCTGTGATCGGGATTGAGACTGCGGATAAAATGCGGGATAGGAACTCAGTTCCCTCAAACGATATGTTCAACTACAAGGTTCGTCAAGTTCAAGATGGTCCTGAAGGGTTAAGGAAGGAAgatgaggtcaagaaagAGGCAGACGTTATAGGTATAGTTGCTTAA